A genomic window from Salmo salar chromosome ssa23, Ssal_v3.1, whole genome shotgun sequence includes:
- the LOC106584675 gene encoding uncharacterized protein isoform X3, with product MSNIQLLRVFLNERLTYAANEIFGIVEKTIIEYQEEVVRLQRLLDIVLQPEIKLRRAGVLLDRSLSVSEAEVAPEQQEWNTSLRQEDPQPTQIKEEPEEIGTSREEEQLQGLEADTIDSIFTLAYVKSDCDEYPTHPSHLYQTQNEENGERDTLPSITSELIKTQLDRENYVESEPTTVSHPFSEADPDCYAAQSENSKSVSGMENGGPAIGFKPVKSKRKNMVKGQNSCITTMGSTSTQLSHLKSHRQSFASPCCCK from the exons ATGTCTAACATACAGTTGTTGAGGGTTTTTCTCAACGAGAGATTAACATATGCTGCCAATGAGATATTCGGGATCGTTGAAAAAACTATAATAGAGTATCAGGAGGAAGTTGTCCGTCTACAAAGGCTGCTCGACATAGTTCTTCAACCTGAGATAAAGCTACGCAGGGCAGGTGTGTTACTCG accgctctctctccgtctctgaaGCTGAGGTTGCCCCTGAGCAGCAAGAGTGGAACACCAGTCTGAGGCAGGAGGACCCACAGCCGACACAGATAAAAGAGGAACCGGAGGAAATCGGGACCAGTCGGGAAGAAGAGCAGCTTCAAGGGCTTGAGGCAGATACCATAGACTCCATTTTCACTCTCGCCTATGTGAAAAGTGACTGTGATGAGTACCCAACTCACCCCTCACATCTCTATCAAACCCAAAATGAAgaaaacggagagagagacactctacCCAGTATTACATCTGAACTGATCAAAACACAACTTGACCGAGAGAACTATGTAGAATCAGAACCAACCACTGTCTCTCATCCGTTCTCTGAAGCAGATCCAGACTGTTATGCAGCTCAGAGTGAAAACAGTAAAAGTGTCAGTGGCATGGAGAATGGAGGACCTGCGATAGGTTTTAAGCCAGTCAAATCAAAGAGAAAAAATATGGTAAAAGGGCAAAACTCCTGTATCACTACTATGGGCAGCACATCCACACAGTTGTCCCATCTGAAATCACACAGGCAAAGTTTTGCTTCTCCCTGTTGTTGCAAG TAA
- the LOC106584675 gene encoding zinc finger and SCAN domain-containing protein 21 isoform X1 has product MSNIQLLRVFLNERLTYAANEIFGIVEKTIIEYQEEVVRLQRLLDIVLQPEIKLRRAGVLLDRSLSVSEAEVAPEQQEWNTSLRQEDPQPTQIKEEPEEIGTSREEEQLQGLEADTIDSIFTLAYVKSDCDEYPTHPSHLYQTQNEENGERDTLPSITSELIKTQLDRENYVESEPTTVSHPFSEADPDCYAAQSENSKSVSGMENGGPAIGFKPVKSKRKNMVKGQNSCITTMGSTSTQLSHLKSHRQSFASPCCCKVCGKFFNYMSTLIRHVKTHTGDKDHQCGVCGKSMESTESKKDHLQTHIAANVSCHVCSKYFSCNSKLTEHMRIHTGEKPYRCCDCGQGFSTSGGLKRHMRRHSGEQLYHPDCGKGFGTSGDLKKHTRIYTGLSISLP; this is encoded by the exons ATGTCTAACATACAGTTGTTGAGGGTTTTTCTCAACGAGAGATTAACATATGCTGCCAATGAGATATTCGGGATCGTTGAAAAAACTATAATAGAGTATCAGGAGGAAGTTGTCCGTCTACAAAGGCTGCTCGACATAGTTCTTCAACCTGAGATAAAGCTACGCAGGGCAGGTGTGTTACTCG accgctctctctccgtctctgaaGCTGAGGTTGCCCCTGAGCAGCAAGAGTGGAACACCAGTCTGAGGCAGGAGGACCCACAGCCGACACAGATAAAAGAGGAACCGGAGGAAATCGGGACCAGTCGGGAAGAAGAGCAGCTTCAAGGGCTTGAGGCAGATACCATAGACTCCATTTTCACTCTCGCCTATGTGAAAAGTGACTGTGATGAGTACCCAACTCACCCCTCACATCTCTATCAAACCCAAAATGAAgaaaacggagagagagacactctacCCAGTATTACATCTGAACTGATCAAAACACAACTTGACCGAGAGAACTATGTAGAATCAGAACCAACCACTGTCTCTCATCCGTTCTCTGAAGCAGATCCAGACTGTTATGCAGCTCAGAGTGAAAACAGTAAAAGTGTCAGTGGCATGGAGAATGGAGGACCTGCGATAGGTTTTAAGCCAGTCAAATCAAAGAGAAAAAATATGGTAAAAGGGCAAAACTCCTGTATCACTACTATGGGCAGCACATCCACACAGTTGTCCCATCTGAAATCACACAGGCAAAGTTTTGCTTCTCCCTGTTGTTGCAAGGTGTGTGGCAAGTTTTTTAATTACATGAGTACATTAATTAGACATGTTAAAACCCATACAGGGGATAAAGATCATCAATGTGGTGTCTGTGGGAAAAGTATGGAGTCCACAGAAAGTAAGAAAGATCACCTCCAAACTCACATTGCAGCTAATGTTTCTTGTCATGTTTGTAGTAAATATTTTTCCTGTAACAGTAAACTGACAGAGCACATGAggatccacacaggggagaaaccataTCGCTGCTGTGATTGTGGCCAAGGATTCAGCACTAGCGGTGGTCTGAAAAGACACATGAGGAGACACTCGGGAGAGCAACTGTATCACCCTGATTGTGGCAAAGGATTCGGCACCAGCGGTGATCTGAAAAAACACACTAGAATTTACACAGGATTATCCATATCGCTGCCCTGA
- the LOC106584675 gene encoding zinc finger and SCAN domain-containing protein 21 isoform X2, with amino-acid sequence MSNIQLLRVFLNERLTYAANEIFGIVEKTIIEYQEEVVRLQRLLDIVLQPEIKLRRADRSLSVSEAEVAPEQQEWNTSLRQEDPQPTQIKEEPEEIGTSREEEQLQGLEADTIDSIFTLAYVKSDCDEYPTHPSHLYQTQNEENGERDTLPSITSELIKTQLDRENYVESEPTTVSHPFSEADPDCYAAQSENSKSVSGMENGGPAIGFKPVKSKRKNMVKGQNSCITTMGSTSTQLSHLKSHRQSFASPCCCKVCGKFFNYMSTLIRHVKTHTGDKDHQCGVCGKSMESTESKKDHLQTHIAANVSCHVCSKYFSCNSKLTEHMRIHTGEKPYRCCDCGQGFSTSGGLKRHMRRHSGEQLYHPDCGKGFGTSGDLKKHTRIYTGLSISLP; translated from the exons ATGTCTAACATACAGTTGTTGAGGGTTTTTCTCAACGAGAGATTAACATATGCTGCCAATGAGATATTCGGGATCGTTGAAAAAACTATAATAGAGTATCAGGAGGAAGTTGTCCGTCTACAAAGGCTGCTCGACATAGTTCTTCAACCTGAGATAAAGCTACGCAGGGCAG accgctctctctccgtctctgaaGCTGAGGTTGCCCCTGAGCAGCAAGAGTGGAACACCAGTCTGAGGCAGGAGGACCCACAGCCGACACAGATAAAAGAGGAACCGGAGGAAATCGGGACCAGTCGGGAAGAAGAGCAGCTTCAAGGGCTTGAGGCAGATACCATAGACTCCATTTTCACTCTCGCCTATGTGAAAAGTGACTGTGATGAGTACCCAACTCACCCCTCACATCTCTATCAAACCCAAAATGAAgaaaacggagagagagacactctacCCAGTATTACATCTGAACTGATCAAAACACAACTTGACCGAGAGAACTATGTAGAATCAGAACCAACCACTGTCTCTCATCCGTTCTCTGAAGCAGATCCAGACTGTTATGCAGCTCAGAGTGAAAACAGTAAAAGTGTCAGTGGCATGGAGAATGGAGGACCTGCGATAGGTTTTAAGCCAGTCAAATCAAAGAGAAAAAATATGGTAAAAGGGCAAAACTCCTGTATCACTACTATGGGCAGCACATCCACACAGTTGTCCCATCTGAAATCACACAGGCAAAGTTTTGCTTCTCCCTGTTGTTGCAAGGTGTGTGGCAAGTTTTTTAATTACATGAGTACATTAATTAGACATGTTAAAACCCATACAGGGGATAAAGATCATCAATGTGGTGTCTGTGGGAAAAGTATGGAGTCCACAGAAAGTAAGAAAGATCACCTCCAAACTCACATTGCAGCTAATGTTTCTTGTCATGTTTGTAGTAAATATTTTTCCTGTAACAGTAAACTGACAGAGCACATGAggatccacacaggggagaaaccataTCGCTGCTGTGATTGTGGCCAAGGATTCAGCACTAGCGGTGGTCTGAAAAGACACATGAGGAGACACTCGGGAGAGCAACTGTATCACCCTGATTGTGGCAAAGGATTCGGCACCAGCGGTGATCTGAAAAAACACACTAGAATTTACACAGGATTATCCATATCGCTGCCCTGA
- the LOC106584677 gene encoding E3 ubiquitin/ISG15 ligase TRIM25, translated as MAEAHFADMDLMTCSICLDLLKDPVTTPCGHSYCMGCIKESWDQDDLKGFYSCPQCRQTFIPRPVLNRSTVLAEVVEKLKKTGLQAAPAHCYAGPLDVGCDSCTGRKLKAVKSCLMCLASYCDTHLKLHNDLNRGKKHKLIDATGQLQEKICSHHDKLLEVYCRTDQQCICYLCTMDEHKGHDTVSAAAERTEKQKQMGENSLKSMLRIQEREKEMQELRQAVDSLKRSAQEELSDSERTLTELILFIERRRSEVNELISAQVKAEVSRAKRRLQQLEQEVAELKRRDTELKQLSHTEDHIHFLQSFQSLCVPPGSEAIPSINITFKHAKKYVSDLKEICKEEMDRISGEDVFKSNNMIIIFVFIIVLFVMFFGRGGTG; from the exons ATGGCAGAAGCACATTTTGCAGATATGGATTTGATGACCTGTTcaatctgtctggatctactgaaggatcCGGTGACTActccctgtggacacagttactgtatgGGCTGTATTAAAGAAAGCTGGGATCAGGATGATCTGAAAGGCTTTTACAGCTGTCCACAGTGCAGACAAACCTTTATCCCAAGGCCTGTTCTGAACAGGAGCACTGTGCTGGCTGaggtggtggagaaactgaagaagacaggactccaggctgctcctgCTCACTGTTATGCTGGACCTTTAGATGTGGGGTGTGACAGCTGCACTGGGAGAAAACTCAAAGCTGTCAAGTCTTGCCTgatgtgtctggcctcttactgtgataCTCACCTCAAACTTCACAATGACCTCAACCGAGGAAAAAAACACAAGTTGATTGATGCCACTggacaactacaggagaagatctgctctcatcatgacaaactgctggaggtttactgtcgtaccgatcagcagtgtatctgttatctgtgtacaatggatgaacataaaggccatgatacagtgtcagctgcagcagagaggactgagaaacag AAGCAGATGGGGGAAAACAGTCTGAAATCCATGCTGagaatccaggagagagagaaggagatgcagGAGCTGAGACAGGCTGTGGACTCTCTGAAG CGCTCTGCACAAGAGGAATtgtctgacagtgagaggaccTTAACTGAGCTGATCCTCTTCATTGAGAGAAGGCGCTCTGAGGTGAATGAGCTGATCAGTGCCCAGGTGAAGGCTGAAGTGAGTCGAGCTAAAAGGCGACTGCAGCAGCTGGAACAGGAAGTGGCTGAGTtgaagaggagagatactgaaCTAAAGCAGctttcacacacagaggatcacatccatttcctccag AgtttccagtctctctgtgttcctcctgGATCTGAGGCCATACCCAGCATCAATATCACATTTAAACATGCGAAGAAATACGTCTCTGACCTGAAAGAGATCTGCAAGGAGGAAATGGACAGGATATCTGGGGAAGATGTGTTTAAATCAAATAATATGATTataatatttgtttttattattgTCTTGTTTGTAATGTTTTTTGGGAGAGGGGGCACGGGAtaa